In a single window of the Jaculus jaculus isolate mJacJac1 chromosome 9, mJacJac1.mat.Y.cur, whole genome shotgun sequence genome:
- the LOC101594780 gene encoding 60S ribosomal protein L27a-like, protein MPSRLRKTWKLQGHVSHGQISKHRQHLGGRGNAGSRHHHRINFDRYHPGYFGKVGMRHYHLKRNQSFCPTVNLDKLQTLVSEQTMVNAVKNKTRVAPIIDVVRLGYYRVLWKRKLPKQPVIVKAKYFSRRAEAKIKGVGGACVPVA, encoded by the coding sequence ATGCCGTCCAGACTGAGGAAGACCTGGAAGCTTCAGGGCCATGTGAGCCACGGCCAAATCAGCAAGCACCGGCAGCACCTGGGAGGCCGGGGTAATGCTGGTAGCAGGCATCACCACAGGATCAATTTCGACAGATATCACCCAGGTTACTTTGGGAAAGTTGGTATGAGGCATTACCACCTAAAGAGGAACCAGAGTTTCTGCCCCACTGTCAACCTTGACAAATTGCAGACGTTGGTCAGTGAACAGACCATGGTAAATGCTGTCAAAAATAAGACCAGAGTTGCCCCCATCATTGATGTTGTACGATTGGGTTACTACAGAGTTCTGTGGAAAAGAAAGCTCCCTAAGCAACCTGTCATTGTGAAGGCCAAATATTTCAGCAGAAGGGCGGAGGCGAAGATAAAGGGTGTTGGGGGCGCTTGTGTCCCGGTGGCTTGA